The following coding sequences lie in one Phacochoerus africanus isolate WHEZ1 chromosome 12, ROS_Pafr_v1, whole genome shotgun sequence genomic window:
- the BROX gene encoding BRO1 domain-containing protein BROX isoform X1, giving the protein MLQKHLEKMTHWFHRNPLKATAPVPFNYYGVITGPAASKICSDLRSSRARLLELFTDLSCNPEMMKSAADSYFSVLQGFINSLDESTQESKLRYIQNFKWTDTLQGQVPSAQQDAVFELISMGFNVALWYTKYASRLAGKENITEDEAKEVHRSLKIAAGIFKHLKENHVAKLITPAEKGRDLEARLLEAYIIQCQAEAQEVTIARAIELKHAPGLIAALAYETANFYQKADHTLSSLEPAYSAKWRKYLHLKMCFYTAYAYCYHGQTLLASDKCGEAIRSLQEAEKFYAKAEALCKEYGETKGPGPTVKPSGHLFFRKLGTLVKNTLEKCQRENGFIYFQKVPTEAPQLELKANYGLVEPVPFEFPPLSSHWTPEAMAAFDLTQRPKDDRGKPKPEEVVKPVKEPDIKPQKDTGCSVS; this is encoded by the exons atgct GCAAAAGCATCTGGAGAAAATGACACATTGGTTTCATAGGAACCCATTAAAAGCCACAGCTCCTGTCCCTTTTAACTACTATGGCGTCATCACTGGCCCTGCTGCTTCAAAAATTTGCAG TGACTTGAGATCATCCAGAGCACGACTGCTTGAACTGTTCACCGATTTGAGCTGTAATCCAGAAATGATGAAGAGTGCAGCGGattcatatttttcagttttacaag GTTTCATTAACTCTTTGGATGAGTCCACCCAAGAAAGCAAATTACGATATATTCAAAATTTCAAGTGGACCGATACCTTACAGGGGCAGGTGCCCAG TGCTCAGCAGGACGCTGTGTTTGAATTGATTTCCATGGGCTTCAATGTAGCTCTGTGGTATACCAAGTATGCTTCCAGACTGGctggaaaagaaaa cataacaGAGGACGAAGCAAAAGAAGTCCATCGGAGCTTAAAAATTGCAGCtgggatttttaaacatttaaag GAAAATCACGTCGCAAAGCTTATCACACCTGCAGAAAAGGGGCGGGATCTGGAGGCTCGCCTCCTGGAAGCGTATATCATCCAGTGTCAGGCCGAAGCTCAAGAAG TAACCATTGCTCGAGCAATTGAGCTGAAGCACGCACCTGGCCTGATTGCTGCCCTGGCTTATGAAACAGCCAATTTCTATCAAAAAGCTG ATCATACTTTATCCAGTTTGGAGCCTGCATACTCTGCTAAATGGAGAAAATACCTTCACCTGAAAATGTGTTTCTACACAGCCTAC GCTTATTGTTATCACGGTCAGACTTTGTTGGCTAGTGATAAATGTGGTGAAGCAATCAGGTCTCTCCAGGAAGCAGAAAAAT TTTATGCGAAGGCAGAAGCATTATGCAAAGAGTATGGAGAGACAAAAGGACCCGGACCAACAGTCAAACCTTCAGGACACTTGTTCTTTAGGAAGCTTGGAACTCTCGTGAAGAACACCCTCGAAAAATGTCAGCGAGAAAATGGATTTAT TTACTTTCAGAAAGTTCCAACAGAAGCCCCACAACTGGAGCTCAAAGCTAATTATGGTCTCGTCGAGCCTGTACCTTTCGAATTTCCTCCTCTGAGCTCGCACTGGACCCCAGAGGCGATGGCTGCGTTTGACCTCACCCAGAGGCCCAAAGATGACAGG GGCAAACCCAAGCCGGAAGAAGTGGTGAAGCCGGTGAAAGAACCAGATATCAAACCTCAGAAGGACACTGGATGTTCCGTCTCCTAA
- the BROX gene encoding BRO1 domain-containing protein BROX isoform X2, with protein MTHWFHRNPLKATAPVPFNYYGVITGPAASKICSDLRSSRARLLELFTDLSCNPEMMKSAADSYFSVLQGFINSLDESTQESKLRYIQNFKWTDTLQGQVPSAQQDAVFELISMGFNVALWYTKYASRLAGKENITEDEAKEVHRSLKIAAGIFKHLKENHVAKLITPAEKGRDLEARLLEAYIIQCQAEAQEVTIARAIELKHAPGLIAALAYETANFYQKADHTLSSLEPAYSAKWRKYLHLKMCFYTAYAYCYHGQTLLASDKCGEAIRSLQEAEKFYAKAEALCKEYGETKGPGPTVKPSGHLFFRKLGTLVKNTLEKCQRENGFIYFQKVPTEAPQLELKANYGLVEPVPFEFPPLSSHWTPEAMAAFDLTQRPKDDRGKPKPEEVVKPVKEPDIKPQKDTGCSVS; from the exons ATGACACATTGGTTTCATAGGAACCCATTAAAAGCCACAGCTCCTGTCCCTTTTAACTACTATGGCGTCATCACTGGCCCTGCTGCTTCAAAAATTTGCAG TGACTTGAGATCATCCAGAGCACGACTGCTTGAACTGTTCACCGATTTGAGCTGTAATCCAGAAATGATGAAGAGTGCAGCGGattcatatttttcagttttacaag GTTTCATTAACTCTTTGGATGAGTCCACCCAAGAAAGCAAATTACGATATATTCAAAATTTCAAGTGGACCGATACCTTACAGGGGCAGGTGCCCAG TGCTCAGCAGGACGCTGTGTTTGAATTGATTTCCATGGGCTTCAATGTAGCTCTGTGGTATACCAAGTATGCTTCCAGACTGGctggaaaagaaaa cataacaGAGGACGAAGCAAAAGAAGTCCATCGGAGCTTAAAAATTGCAGCtgggatttttaaacatttaaag GAAAATCACGTCGCAAAGCTTATCACACCTGCAGAAAAGGGGCGGGATCTGGAGGCTCGCCTCCTGGAAGCGTATATCATCCAGTGTCAGGCCGAAGCTCAAGAAG TAACCATTGCTCGAGCAATTGAGCTGAAGCACGCACCTGGCCTGATTGCTGCCCTGGCTTATGAAACAGCCAATTTCTATCAAAAAGCTG ATCATACTTTATCCAGTTTGGAGCCTGCATACTCTGCTAAATGGAGAAAATACCTTCACCTGAAAATGTGTTTCTACACAGCCTAC GCTTATTGTTATCACGGTCAGACTTTGTTGGCTAGTGATAAATGTGGTGAAGCAATCAGGTCTCTCCAGGAAGCAGAAAAAT TTTATGCGAAGGCAGAAGCATTATGCAAAGAGTATGGAGAGACAAAAGGACCCGGACCAACAGTCAAACCTTCAGGACACTTGTTCTTTAGGAAGCTTGGAACTCTCGTGAAGAACACCCTCGAAAAATGTCAGCGAGAAAATGGATTTAT TTACTTTCAGAAAGTTCCAACAGAAGCCCCACAACTGGAGCTCAAAGCTAATTATGGTCTCGTCGAGCCTGTACCTTTCGAATTTCCTCCTCTGAGCTCGCACTGGACCCCAGAGGCGATGGCTGCGTTTGACCTCACCCAGAGGCCCAAAGATGACAGG GGCAAACCCAAGCCGGAAGAAGTGGTGAAGCCGGTGAAAGAACCAGATATCAAACCTCAGAAGGACACTGGATGTTCCGTCTCCTAA
- the BROX gene encoding BRO1 domain-containing protein BROX isoform X3, protein MMKSAADSYFSVLQGFINSLDESTQESKLRYIQNFKWTDTLQGQVPSAQQDAVFELISMGFNVALWYTKYASRLAGKENITEDEAKEVHRSLKIAAGIFKHLKENHVAKLITPAEKGRDLEARLLEAYIIQCQAEAQEVTIARAIELKHAPGLIAALAYETANFYQKADHTLSSLEPAYSAKWRKYLHLKMCFYTAYAYCYHGQTLLASDKCGEAIRSLQEAEKFYAKAEALCKEYGETKGPGPTVKPSGHLFFRKLGTLVKNTLEKCQRENGFIYFQKVPTEAPQLELKANYGLVEPVPFEFPPLSSHWTPEAMAAFDLTQRPKDDRGKPKPEEVVKPVKEPDIKPQKDTGCSVS, encoded by the exons ATGATGAAGAGTGCAGCGGattcatatttttcagttttacaag GTTTCATTAACTCTTTGGATGAGTCCACCCAAGAAAGCAAATTACGATATATTCAAAATTTCAAGTGGACCGATACCTTACAGGGGCAGGTGCCCAG TGCTCAGCAGGACGCTGTGTTTGAATTGATTTCCATGGGCTTCAATGTAGCTCTGTGGTATACCAAGTATGCTTCCAGACTGGctggaaaagaaaa cataacaGAGGACGAAGCAAAAGAAGTCCATCGGAGCTTAAAAATTGCAGCtgggatttttaaacatttaaag GAAAATCACGTCGCAAAGCTTATCACACCTGCAGAAAAGGGGCGGGATCTGGAGGCTCGCCTCCTGGAAGCGTATATCATCCAGTGTCAGGCCGAAGCTCAAGAAG TAACCATTGCTCGAGCAATTGAGCTGAAGCACGCACCTGGCCTGATTGCTGCCCTGGCTTATGAAACAGCCAATTTCTATCAAAAAGCTG ATCATACTTTATCCAGTTTGGAGCCTGCATACTCTGCTAAATGGAGAAAATACCTTCACCTGAAAATGTGTTTCTACACAGCCTAC GCTTATTGTTATCACGGTCAGACTTTGTTGGCTAGTGATAAATGTGGTGAAGCAATCAGGTCTCTCCAGGAAGCAGAAAAAT TTTATGCGAAGGCAGAAGCATTATGCAAAGAGTATGGAGAGACAAAAGGACCCGGACCAACAGTCAAACCTTCAGGACACTTGTTCTTTAGGAAGCTTGGAACTCTCGTGAAGAACACCCTCGAAAAATGTCAGCGAGAAAATGGATTTAT TTACTTTCAGAAAGTTCCAACAGAAGCCCCACAACTGGAGCTCAAAGCTAATTATGGTCTCGTCGAGCCTGTACCTTTCGAATTTCCTCCTCTGAGCTCGCACTGGACCCCAGAGGCGATGGCTGCGTTTGACCTCACCCAGAGGCCCAAAGATGACAGG GGCAAACCCAAGCCGGAAGAAGTGGTGAAGCCGGTGAAAGAACCAGATATCAAACCTCAGAAGGACACTGGATGTTCCGTCTCCTAA